The DNA segment GCGAAACATGGGATCGTCCAGAGGTGCAGTCCCCAAGGTAACTAGCGGATCTTTATGAGCGCCTTGAAAACCTTCAACGTAAGCGCGAGATACCCACAAAGCCAGCAAGCGGAGAATGCCGCGCGTCCTCTGAAACCTTGGTAAAGCTGCCCATTTGCGCTCAAAGACTGATATTACAGCCGGATGAAAAGGATAGCTAGCAGCAAAAGCTTCGCGGGCATTATCGATGGGAAACCAGGTAGGTAATAACGTTCGATTTTCCACAACCCAATCAGCATATTCATTACAAGTGGCGGTCGCTTCTTTGGGCAGCATGATTTTCCCCTCTGGGGTGACTGCCCTTTCGTCCCACTCGAATAACCGCCTGCGAATAATTTCTGAAGCTTCTGCTGCTGCGGACATGACTACAGATTTTCCCAAGCGATCGAGCATTTTTTTGAAACGCTGCTCGTCAGCTTCATCGGCTGCTGTATATTCCATCACGGAAGCTGGAATAGAAGCGATTAAAACGATATTATCTTCCCCTCTAGCCGTTTCTGAAAGCGCCTGTATGAAGTTGTAGAGCTTGTCGTGGTAGCCTTTGCTGCGGTAGGTCGAGACGTAGTTCAATATCTCGTCCATTAGAATCAAGCAGGGCTTATCCTTGGGTAAAAAAGCCCGAATCGCGTCGCCTTTGGGTTCGATAAATTGAGCGTCGTGTTCGGCAACGATTTGAAAAGCTGACTCTCCCCCCAGTTGAAAAGCAATTTCCCCCCAAGGGGTTCGGCGCAAAGGTGTACCATCATCGCCGCCGCGACCTTTGAGAGAATCGAATTCCGTACCGACGAATACAGCTACAGCAGCAGTAGGCAGGGTTTTAATCTCGGCGCGATCGAGGATTTTTCGCACCCCAGACCAAGACCTAGCAGCTTCTCCGTTTTTCGCCAGATGGTAAAGCAGGGTCAGGGCATGAGTTTTCCCCCCTCCAAATTGAGTTGCCAAGTTATAGACTGCATTGGCTTCAGTTTTAATGCCCGACAGACGGCGCGTCACTTGCCCTGCAAACTCAGCCAGCCAAGGAGTCAGGTAAGTACGACTAAAGAATTTTTCGGGGTCTTGGTAGTCGCTAGAAGCGCGGTTCTCTCTGACGTGATCTAAATTAACCGCAAACTCGGAAGCGTCGAGAGGGCGGTTTTCCCTCAAGTCTTCTCGCGGAATCAGACCTTCTATTTTGTACCAGGGTTTGAGTGGCATTATTTTGAATAATTAATTTAAAAGACTTGAAAATTGCCCGTATTTGCGTTTAATTCCCACCATTTGAAGAAGCTGTGGGGAAATATATCTAAATGTTCCATACTTCCGACAACTATAAGAGTTTCTCCGGTAATAGCAATCCTTTCAGCGACGGGCATGGGTTGAATGATTCGATTTCGTAAAGTTTCTATCTTGTGAACGCGATCGCTGGGACTTCTGCAATAACAAAATACAATCCTGAGCGGAACTCGAAGGCAAAGCACTTTCCACAGGGAGTAGTCGATGCGGTCTGGATTGTTCTCTAACTCCATGACGGCAATAGGGAACTGCCATTGCCCATAGTCGCTGGCAAATGCCATGACATCAAGAGCTAAAAACTCGCTAGTAGCAACGGTCTTGTTCGCAAGAGGATATCCTTTTGCCGAAGCTTGCCATCCCATTAATTGACAAGTAACTACAACTGCCGAGGTCATAGCTTTCGTCCAGTTACCCAGCCCTTGCGACTGTTGCAACGATTCGCCATAGTTTCCTTGGTGTAAAAGTTTTTCAAACTTGGTTTGCCATAGTTTACCGATGCTTTGACTCATTATTTTTTTCTCTAGTTGAAGGGTATATTTATATAAAGTATGGCGATCGCCTCTGGCGCTGCGCTCCGCGCAATCGCGTTAGCTACTGCTTCCGATATCGCCTGCTAGAGTTACAGCCCCAATCCCTTCTTCCGAGCCAGCAAACCATCAACCCAGCGTTTTTCATCAGATCCCGTAGGATAAAGGGCTAAAAATGACTGTGCTAGTTGCCAGAATCTAGCATCGCTGCCAATGCCTTCATTAACTAGAAAGCGTTTGAGTGCCTCGCTGCGTCCCGAATTGAATAACAGCATTGCCTGGTGTACTTTATCGCAGATGGTTTCGCCGATACGGGCGATCTTAATTTCGCCGTATTCGTCTTCAGGGAGTTCGTCTAGAATGCCAGCGAGAGTGAGTTGCTTGTTACCTTTGGTTTTTTTGGGAGTATCTGCAATAGTTCCTTCCTTGCCAAATAAGTAAGCGCTGCGCTCTTTAACGGGTAGGAGTCTCGCTTTATTGCCTTTGACTTCTACTAAATGGGTGAGAGTTTCTAGATGCACGCCCAGCCCTTGGGCAATCTTACGGGCGGCATCGTATTCGAGGACAAATCCCGTTATTTTCACCTTTTTGCTCGCGCTGCCTTCTTCGTCTTCGTCATCGCTAATTTCTTCTTCGTATGGTGTGGATGCCTTACTTGTTTCAGTTTCTCCAGTCGATAGAGTCCACAGCCACATGGCAGTCAGACGAGCATCTTCTTCAAAACTGGATGTGTCTGCATCTTTGAAGATGGTGCTGAGTGCTTCTTTGGAGATAGCTGCCCAGACGTATTCAAGATATTCGCGCAACGGGACGATTTCGCCGCTTGCTTTCTCGACGCTGGAGTAGCGAGAGAAGATTTCGAGGGCGGGACCGAGGCAAGCAAAGATGGCATCGGCTCCAACCACGCCTTGTTCGGCGAGGCGCGGCATCCATTCATGGATGCGTTTTGGCAGTTTTTGTAGTACGTCTCGCCAGTCGCCAATTTCATTGTTACTTCGTGGACGACATACAAGATGGACTGAAGAAGCAAGTGTTGCTGCATTTCTTGCATTCATCCTTGTTCCCATTTCTGTATCGATTGCCCATGAACCTGTAACGATCCAACCTGCATTTACCATTGCTTGCAGTTGTGATTCCCATCCTGATGTAGATTTGTGGGCAAAAACAATAATACCTACTCCATCTGGTGATAATACGCGCTGACCTTCAAACATGGCTTTTGCCATAGTAGTTTCAAAATAAACTTTATTTTGATTTCGATGTTGAGAAACTATGCACTCACCTTTTTTCGGTGTTAATTCTTCAGTAAAAAATGTACTCAGAGATTTTGGTAGGGAACGTTTAAGCCAGACATAGAAAAAGTCTGACAAATCTGAATATTCAATGGCATCGTAGTATGGCGGATCGGAAATAAAGGCTTGAGCAAAATCATCAGGTAACGGATGATCAGTAGCAGATGCTAATTCAACATCTCCAATATTTTTGTCTGCTACAGACTCAAAATGAATTACATTTACTAACCATTCAAGACATTGTTCCCAGCCTCCAGACCTTTTGCTAGTGGGATCGCCTTCAGCAAAATCCCAAATCATAGAAATAGCTTGTCTAGAAAAAGTATTATTAATTCCACTCATGGTCGGGCTGGGATCATACCTACAAAAAGATGAGCAGCGATCAGCAACCCTATCAATAACTAATCCTAAGCAAGCTTGGACAGCAGTGACAAACTCTTTTTCCTCATCTGCTAATAATGAGTTAACTGAACTTACTAACCTTACAAATGTAGTTAAAGATAATAATTGACGATAACTAAAAAGTTCACTCCATTTTGTGAAACCATAGCCTCTCCCACTCACAAGATTAGAATTATTTTGATTCATCGGCTCATTGGGTAGTATATCGATAGTTCCACAATGGTTTTCTATTAGGTCTTTCAGCTTTCTATAGGAATTACCAACGCACCTGTAATCATTTGCAGTTGACAACCTAAAGTAACGCTTTTTGTCTTTGTTATTTGTAGTAATAATACATATTAATCGTGCATCATTTGTTCCTCCCCATCGAGATACAATTTGCCTTCTCACCGATGCCACGGGCGTTGTATATCCCGTTACGGGACAAGTTCCCGAACCCCTAGCCACCGTTCCTTTCTCAACTTCCTTCTCGCTCTTCGGCTCAAAAATCTCCAACAAGGGACGGCGCACCTGGCGCGTTACTCCATCGGCATAAGTTACTTCCACCGTCTCAGTTTGTACAACTCCCGAAGCATCGCGTACCCAGCGCAAAGCCTTATATCTCCCTGCTTTCTTCGCCAACCATAGACTTCGCATTAACGGCACTTCAACCGGAATCCCCGTCCCATCATCGGGCGCTTCTGAAATAATCGTCCTCGCCCACAGATAAGCGATCGGCGTACTGCCATCCTCATCTTTAGGGTAAAACTCCGCTAACTCCTTCTCAGCCTCTTCTTTAACCCATTGTCCCCACTTTCGCACCTCATCTGCCAAACGCTGCCCGTACTTGGGTATATATTCCAACACCACTTTATTGAGCAACACTGCCACCGGATTCAGGTCGCTAGCAAAGGCATCTGCCCCCACTCGCAAAGCTTCTAAGGGTATAGATCCTCCACCTGCAAACGGATCGACCACCAGGGGGCGCGTCCCCACCTCACCTCCTAATGCTTCATGCGCCGCCTGCGTCAAAGCTCTCGCCGTTTCCAAATAATCTGGCTGAGTTGAGTTATCCCAATTAGCAAAATCAGCAATAAAATCTAACAGGGCTTCTCGCAATGCTTTTAAGCCATCCAGTTTTTCAGAATCTAGAGACTGGTGAGACTTTGCTATTGATTGCCACTTACTCCAATTTTCTGAGGAACATTTGTCAGACAAGTCTTTATCAGTCGCTGCTTTCTTGGCAAACTCAATTACAATTTCTGCCGCCCTGTCTCGAAATATCTGGGGACATAGCTCGTCTGCGGGGTCGATCCACAACGAAGCGCAAATCACTGCTCGACAAGCTGCTAGAGGTCGCCGCGCCCACCAAATATGCAACGTCGATATATGCCCGTGACGAATCGATTTTTCCCGCCTTGCGTGAGCGGAGATTCGTTTGATAGGTAAGTCAACTTCAATCAGGCGTTTAGGGTATTGAGTCATTTTTAACAAGCTTCTTTAAGTTGTTTTACGAGAGAATCTCTTTCGTTTTCGTGTAAATTTTGAGCATAGACTTTAGACGCTTCAGTAACTAGTGCTAATTCTTCAACAGAAAGCTTTTGCGCCAATTTTTCAAACCATTGATGATGGTCTGTATCAACTAAGTAAGAAACCTGAAAATCATCCAAGTTTAGCTGATATTCTTTTTGAATATGAGCTTGGACAGCATGATTATTAAATAGTTCTTTTTCAGGAGCTAATTTCCCTGGGAGAGTAAAAATATTTTCTTTTAGAATAGCTTGTTGATCTGCATCCAAAACACCAGCTACTTTAATATTGGTATCTTTCAAAGTTCTAACTGTATTTTTTACTGTATTACAGTCTCCGGCGGGGTATATTCCAACTGTACTTAAAAAGATAGGATCTACACGTCGAATAATTTCAGTAAGTATAGTTTTAGCTACGGATTTTGTTTTTTCGTCTTCTACCAAAATTACTAAAGCTTTTAAATATCCATCTGACATCAGGCTATGAGCTTGAGAAGGTGGTAATCCATCTATACATCTAATTCCACTGGGAATTTTTTCAATATACTTTCTTGATTGCGATGGAAGCGCGTTTAGTAATGACTCACTATGAGTTGTTAAAAAAATCTGATGTCCTTTTCTGAGGGTAACATCTACTAAATAGCATCCAAATTGATATTGGGCGCTAGGATGAAGCGATATCTCCGGCTCTTCAATTAAAATCAAGCTCTTGTCAGGTAAAGATTCTATGACTCTGATTAGATATTGACTACGAGCCTCACCATAACCCATATGTGGCTCTGAATAATTGACTTGATTATGTTGAACGGAGTTAATTTGATTTTTTCTTTTCTTAAATTTAAATGTGTGAGTTTTAATGCTTTCATAGTTTTTACCCAAAATTTTACAAGTCCATTCTTTGATATGTTGCTCAACAGAGATGGAACTAACTAATTCTATTTCTGCTGGATATCGAATAATAAAATCTGATGTTTCTACTTTTGGCAAATACGAACTCACTCCTATATACAGCACTTTTCTTTTTAATCTCCTATTATATCCTTGCCAACCTCCATCTTGTTTTCTGGAAATAGTTAATTGTTTTAATGCTAAATTCTCCTGCCAGTATTTGTACTCTATTTTTGCATCGTTGGTAAAAGGATGAGGATCGAATTTATGAATGTTAATAAATCTGCTAATATAATAAGTTTCTTGTTGAGATTGACCAATATATGCAGTAGCAGCCAACTGTATTAAAGTAGATTTTCCTACGCCATTTAATCCACAGAAAGCTGTAATAGGATTCTGGATTTCTATGACAGTATTTTTGTGACAACGAAATCCTTGAATGTGCATCCTAACTAAAACATTACCAAAATTATTATAACGATTTCCCTCTTGAAACTTTGATTTTAAGTCGTTACATTTATTGGTATTATTCTTGACTTTACTCATGATTAGCTCTTAGAATTTTATCCGCTCCAACGTGATAATGCTCTACTTTGACCAGCGTTTCCCAATCAAGTTTTGCCGGATCTCGAATGGGATGAATTTCTGGCTCTAAAGCGCAGTTAAAGACTACATACAACCAATAGTCTTGTTTCAAGCGATGGGCAGTTCTGTATTCGTTAGCCGTTAAAGCCACTTGACCGACGCGCGATCGCCCTTTGACTTCGATAAATTTGACCGCGATCGCAGTTTTGGGATCTTCAGGATGGGGTTGGCGCGAAATCAAATCGAAGCCCCGATTTTCCGACTCGACGCTTTCGACTTGCCACCCTTGGGCTTCTTCGTGAGCGATCGCCGCATTGACGGCAATACGCTCGATCTCGGCATCGCTTACCATCGGTGCTACATCTGGAGCTAGGCGCTCTGGATGGGGCAGTACCCAAGCTCTACCTTTTGGCTCGATTGCTGCGATCGTACAGTTGGATTCTTGCTGTAGCTCTAAGCGGCGGCGATCTAACCTAGCGTTTAACTCTTCAAGTCGATCCTCTGCTTGTTTTAAACGCCCATCTAATCCCGTTTCTGGCGAACCCGATTCTTTTTTGTCAAATAGCTCTCCGTATTGAATTTGCAAGCGATCTATAATCGTCTGCAAGCTAATTTCCATATGATCTGAGATAATTTTAGTTTCTCTAGTTCTTTCCTGCTGTAGTTCTCGCAAAAATCGGTTTAACTCAGTCTCAATCAAGAATTCTTCGATCTGAAAGCGCTCTGGCAAATCGCGGTCGTCTGGAATCCCGCTTGTAGCAGTTGCGGGAATCAAATCGAGAAAAATCGTCGGCTGTTTGAGTAATAAAGTGCCATCTAATTCTGTTTGCACCACATATAATCGCTCGTGGAGTTTATGACTCCTTCCATCTTGAAATACTACTAAATAGATATCGAGCCTAGCCGGTTGAGGGCGTTGCAAGTCATAGAATATGGCTCCGCGTTGCAAGTCTGATTCTGTCTGTTTGAGAACCTCTTTACGAACGCACTCAAAGAGCGGATGTCCTGGTGTCACCCATTCAATGGTGGGATCTAAATCCAGAATATTTTTATCAAAGGCAATTTGCTTGTATTCGCGTCCGAGTTTACCAAAACTCGATTCTTGCTCGTCTCCTGTCGCCCAAAGATGGCGCGGTACGTTGCCGATTCGATAAACTTTTGAGCCTCGTCCGATTTCTTTAGGATGAATCCCGACAAGAGGAGATGCTTCGAGCCAGAAATTTGCCACCACTTCGGGAACTAGCTGCTTTTCTTTGGCTTCTGTGGATCTGCCGATTAAATTAGACAAATTTAGCTCTCGCTTGGCTAAACCTTCTAGAGCCGATTTGGTAATCTTGCGAAACTGTTCGGTATCTACTTGGGTAATAATCCGACTTTTAATCACCTCCTCAGTTAAATTATGGGCGTACATCTCCCGCAGCATTTTCTCGATTTGATTGGCGGGAAACACATCTCCTAAAACATTAAATACCTTACCTGTATGTTCGGGGTCGAGGTCAGCTTCAATTTTTTGGATGCGCTCAAAGAGTTTCCAAAATACGCTGCCTTCACGGGTATTAGTGGAGACAAAGTTAAAAATTAGACAGTCTTTTTCTTGACCGTAACGGTGTATTCTACCCATGCGTTGTTCTAAACGTACTGGGTTCCAAGGAATGTCATAATTAATCATCAGCCAGCAAAATTGCAGGTTAATTCCCTCGCCAGCCGCTTCTGTCGCTACTAAGATTTGACAGTTTTCTTTAAACTCCCGCTCGGCATAAATTCGAGTGTTTGGCGTATTGCGATCGCCAATATTCATCCCTCCATGAATTTGAGTCACGCTCAAACCCCACTGTTTGAGCTTGCCTAGAGGACGTTCGTTTTTGCCATCGCCAGCTAAGAAATCAAGGGTATCTTTATGCTCGGTAAAAATGAGCAGTTTCATCTTAGGGTCGTTAAAAAAGCCCCTGTCTAACAATAATTGCTTGAGCCTCCGCAATTTGGACTCAATTTCACTTTCTTCTAAATTCTTAGCCAGTTTGATTAACTTAGTCAGCGTCCTGATTTCATCTTGCAAAGCAATTGGGTCGATTGATGCGACTATTTCTTCTAGATCCCCTAAAATCTTTGACTGCTCTAATTCGCTTCGCTCCTCAAAATCGTCGGGGAGTTTTTTATCAATTATTTCCTGGCGATAAGCGTCGGGATTTTCCAGGATATGCTGGCGTTTTTCACACATTCTTGCCAAACTGCGACGCACAGCATAAATACTTGAGGCAAAACGGCGCTGTAACATTGCCATCGTGAAGCCTAAAGCCCGTCCCCGATTTGAGTCATCCATCGCCGCTTTGATGGACTGATCTTCTACATAGCGGGTCAGTTCGTCGTAAAAATCTAGTTCGTCGTCATCGATTTGAAAGTCAGCAGTCTGCACTATCCGGCGAGTAAATAGCTTTTTGACCTCTCCAGTTTGAGGATGTGGGAAGGTAACTAGGGCTTCTTTGGTTCGTCTCAAGTAGAAAGGAGCGTAGTTACGCCTCATTGCTTCTTCTAAACTGCTGACATCTCCATAAACATCGGGATCTAGTAATTCTAGAAACAGACAAAAGTTTTTGGGATCGCCTTTATGGGGTGTCGCCGTCATCAGCAAATAGTGATCGGTCATTTTTGACAACTGCTCTCCGAGTCGGTAAGCTAGTGTCTTTTTGTCGGAACTATAAGCGCTCATTTTGTGCGCCTCATCGACTATGATTAAATCCCAATGACTGCGTAGCAAGCTATCTTTAGCATCGTCAACTCGCGATACCCAGGAAACTGAAGTTACGACTTGATTTTTATCTTGCCAAGGATTTGCCCCATAGTTAGCCCGTAGAATGTCGCCTCGGATCACCTCAAAATCCTCGCGAAACTTATCTTTCATTTCGCGCTGCCATTGGAATGTCAAGTTAGCAGGGGTCACAATCAGCACTCGTTTGACTAATCCCCTTGCCTTTAATTCCTTAAGGAGCAAGCCTGCCATCACTGTTTTGCCTGCACCAGGATCGTCTGCTAGTAGAAAACGGATTCGAGGTTGCTTGAGAAAATAGTTGTATACAGCTTCAATTTGATGGGGTAGGGGATCGACTCTCGCTACGGTTAAGGCAAAGAAGGGATCGTATTCATAAGCTAAACCTAACCGCATTGCCTCTATTGCATATCTAAACTTTTGACCGTCTCCATCAAATGTTTCTTGTTCTGGCGTAGATCCTAGCTGGGCTATTTGCTCGGCGGTTAATATCGGTTGATGCACTTGATTGGTGTGTAATCCTTGACCGATCAACTTGACCGCTTTTCCCCTCTTTTCGACGGTCAAAACTTTAATGGGTTCCGAAAAAATGGAACCGCGAATGATAATACCTGGTTTGATTTGTTCTGCTTTCAAAGTCTTGCTCTAGTTTGCCTTCCCATCACTATCTAATAATTTCTGACCTCTTAACCCCATATCTTTGAGTCTGATTTGGATCAGTCGTTGAGCAATGGGCGAAGGTTTTGTCTTACCATTTTCCCAGCGATTAACTGTGGGAAAAGTAACTCCTAATTCGGCCGCAAATTGCTCTTGTGTTAAGTTCAATTCTTGCCTGAGTGCCCGAATAAATTTAGCTATTAAAGGTTGTTTCATCTGACCAATTCGCTCCATCTCCATCAGTCTATTAATCTCACCTTGATAAGTTTTTTGATATAGCGTTTGTTATAAAGTAACTGTTTTTTGTGAATTTATGGATGAGTGTAATTACTGAGATGACAAATTTCCCAATTCAGATCTCGGTACATTTACACAAAGTGCGATCGCTAGCTCTAGTTTTCTGGGCATCCTAAATATAAAACTACTATATTTGCTACCCGTGAAACCCTTATTATTATTAGTTTTAGTTGGATTAGCCCTACAGCAACCGTCATCTGTCTTAGCACAAACAACTCCTGCAACTATCGTTAGCGTCGGTGATGGCGATACCGTTCGAGTTCAGTTAGATCGAAAATTAACTACTATCAGATTGGCGTGCTTAGATGCCCCAGAAATCCGGCAAATACCCTATGGAAATGCTTCTGCAAGCAGATTAAAGCAATTATTACCTATTGGTAAATCTATCGACATAAGAGCCATCGAAAAAGATAGATACGGTCGTACAGTTGGCGAGATTTTTGTTAACAATAAGTCCATCAATTTGCAGATGGTCGCAGAAGGTCAAGCCGTAGTTTACCGCCAGTATCCCTCTTTTGTCACTCTCCGAAGAGTAGAATGTAGAAATTAGAAGAGAGAATTCCTACAAAGGAGGCAGGGCAATGGATGTGGAATTACAGATTCTTAAACATTTGCCGAGGGATGCTCAAGCGACGG comes from the Merismopedia glauca CCAP 1448/3 genome and includes:
- a CDS encoding DUF1156 domain-containing protein, producing MTQYPKRLIEVDLPIKRISAHARREKSIRHGHISTLHIWWARRPLAACRAVICASLWIDPADELCPQIFRDRAAEIVIEFAKKAATDKDLSDKCSSENWSKWQSIAKSHQSLDSEKLDGLKALREALLDFIADFANWDNSTQPDYLETARALTQAAHEALGGEVGTRPLVVDPFAGGGSIPLEALRVGADAFASDLNPVAVLLNKVVLEYIPKYGQRLADEVRKWGQWVKEEAEKELAEFYPKDEDGSTPIAYLWARTIISEAPDDGTGIPVEVPLMRSLWLAKKAGRYKALRWVRDASGVVQTETVEVTYADGVTRQVRRPLLEIFEPKSEKEVEKGTVARGSGTCPVTGYTTPVASVRRQIVSRWGGTNDARLICIITTNNKDKKRYFRLSTANDYRCVGNSYRKLKDLIENHCGTIDILPNEPMNQNNSNLVSGRGYGFTKWSELFSYRQLLSLTTFVRLVSSVNSLLADEEKEFVTAVQACLGLVIDRVADRCSSFCRYDPSPTMSGINNTFSRQAISMIWDFAEGDPTSKRSGGWEQCLEWLVNVIHFESVADKNIGDVELASATDHPLPDDFAQAFISDPPYYDAIEYSDLSDFFYVWLKRSLPKSLSTFFTEELTPKKGECIVSQHRNQNKVYFETTMAKAMFEGQRVLSPDGVGIIVFAHKSTSGWESQLQAMVNAGWIVTGSWAIDTEMGTRMNARNAATLASSVHLVCRPRSNNEIGDWRDVLQKLPKRIHEWMPRLAEQGVVGADAIFACLGPALEIFSRYSSVEKASGEIVPLREYLEYVWAAISKEALSTIFKDADTSSFEEDARLTAMWLWTLSTGETETSKASTPYEEEISDDEDEEGSASKKVKITGFVLEYDAARKIAQGLGVHLETLTHLVEVKGNKARLLPVKERSAYLFGKEGTIADTPKKTKGNKQLTLAGILDELPEDEYGEIKIARIGETICDKVHQAMLLFNSGRSEALKRFLVNEGIGSDARFWQLAQSFLALYPTGSDEKRWVDGLLARKKGLGL
- a CDS encoding ATP-dependent nuclease; amino-acid sequence: MSKVKNNTNKCNDLKSKFQEGNRYNNFGNVLVRMHIQGFRCHKNTVIEIQNPITAFCGLNGVGKSTLIQLAATAYIGQSQQETYYISRFINIHKFDPHPFTNDAKIEYKYWQENLALKQLTISRKQDGGWQGYNRRLKRKVLYIGVSSYLPKVETSDFIIRYPAEIELVSSISVEQHIKEWTCKILGKNYESIKTHTFKFKKRKNQINSVQHNQVNYSEPHMGYGEARSQYLIRVIESLPDKSLILIEEPEISLHPSAQYQFGCYLVDVTLRKGHQIFLTTHSESLLNALPSQSRKYIEKIPSGIRCIDGLPPSQAHSLMSDGYLKALVILVEDEKTKSVAKTILTEIIRRVDPIFLSTVGIYPAGDCNTVKNTVRTLKDTNIKVAGVLDADQQAILKENIFTLPGKLAPEKELFNNHAVQAHIQKEYQLNLDDFQVSYLVDTDHHQWFEKLAQKLSVEELALVTEASKVYAQNLHENERDSLVKQLKEAC
- a CDS encoding helicase-related protein; protein product: MKAEQIKPGIIIRGSIFSEPIKVLTVEKRGKAVKLIGQGLHTNQVHQPILTAEQIAQLGSTPEQETFDGDGQKFRYAIEAMRLGLAYEYDPFFALTVARVDPLPHQIEAVYNYFLKQPRIRFLLADDPGAGKTVMAGLLLKELKARGLVKRVLIVTPANLTFQWQREMKDKFREDFEVIRGDILRANYGANPWQDKNQVVTSVSWVSRVDDAKDSLLRSHWDLIIVDEAHKMSAYSSDKKTLAYRLGEQLSKMTDHYLLMTATPHKGDPKNFCLFLELLDPDVYGDVSSLEEAMRRNYAPFYLRRTKEALVTFPHPQTGEVKKLFTRRIVQTADFQIDDDELDFYDELTRYVEDQSIKAAMDDSNRGRALGFTMAMLQRRFASSIYAVRRSLARMCEKRQHILENPDAYRQEIIDKKLPDDFEERSELEQSKILGDLEEIVASIDPIALQDEIRTLTKLIKLAKNLEESEIESKLRRLKQLLLDRGFFNDPKMKLLIFTEHKDTLDFLAGDGKNERPLGKLKQWGLSVTQIHGGMNIGDRNTPNTRIYAEREFKENCQILVATEAAGEGINLQFCWLMINYDIPWNPVRLEQRMGRIHRYGQEKDCLIFNFVSTNTREGSVFWKLFERIQKIEADLDPEHTGKVFNVLGDVFPANQIEKMLREMYAHNLTEEVIKSRIITQVDTEQFRKITKSALEGLAKRELNLSNLIGRSTEAKEKQLVPEVVANFWLEASPLVGIHPKEIGRGSKVYRIGNVPRHLWATGDEQESSFGKLGREYKQIAFDKNILDLDPTIEWVTPGHPLFECVRKEVLKQTESDLQRGAIFYDLQRPQPARLDIYLVVFQDGRSHKLHERLYVVQTELDGTLLLKQPTIFLDLIPATATSGIPDDRDLPERFQIEEFLIETELNRFLRELQQERTRETKIISDHMEISLQTIIDRLQIQYGELFDKKESGSPETGLDGRLKQAEDRLEELNARLDRRRLELQQESNCTIAAIEPKGRAWVLPHPERLAPDVAPMVSDAEIERIAVNAAIAHEEAQGWQVESVESENRGFDLISRQPHPEDPKTAIAVKFIEVKGRSRVGQVALTANEYRTAHRLKQDYWLYVVFNCALEPEIHPIRDPAKLDWETLVKVEHYHVGADKILRANHE
- a CDS encoding helix-turn-helix domain-containing protein — its product is MKQPLIAKFIRALRQELNLTQEQFAAELGVTFPTVNRWENGKTKPSPIAQRLIQIRLKDMGLRGQKLLDSDGKAN
- a CDS encoding thermonuclease family protein; this encodes MKPLLLLVLVGLALQQPSSVLAQTTPATIVSVGDGDTVRVQLDRKLTTIRLACLDAPEIRQIPYGNASASRLKQLLPIGKSIDIRAIEKDRYGRTVGEIFVNNKSINLQMVAEGQAVVYRQYPSFVTLRRVECRN